AACGATGCCCAACGCCAGGCCGTAGCGGCCCCCGTTGGCCGTCAGTTGGTCCTGGCCGGTGCTGGCTCCGGTAAAACCCGAGTGCTGGTGCACCGTATCGCCTGGTTGATCCAGGTCGAGAACGCGTCCCCGCATTCCATCCTGTCGGTAACCTTCACCAACAAGGCCGCCGCCGAGATGCGCCACCGCATCGAGCAGTTGATGGGCATCAGCCCGGCCGGCATGTGGGTGGGCACCTTCCACGGCCTGGCGCACCGCCTGTTGCGGGCGCATTGGCAGGAAGCAGGCCTGGCCCAGACGTTCCAGATCCTTGACAGCGATGACCAGCAACGCCTGGTCAAGCGGGTGATCCGTGAGCTGGGGCTGGATGAACAGCGCTGGCCGGCGCGCCAGGCGCAGTGGTTTATCAACGGCCAGAAGGACGAGGGCCTGCGCCCGCAACATATCCAGGCCAGCGGCGACCTGTTCCTGGCCACCATGCGCAGCATTTATGAAGCCTACGAGGCTGCCTGCGTACGCGCCGGTGTGATCGACTTCTCCGAACTGCTGTTGCGCGCCCTCGACCTGTGGCGCGACAACCCCGGTTTGCTGGCCCATTACCAGAAGCGCTTCCGCCACATTCTGGTGGACGAATTCCAGGACACCAACGCCGTGCAGTACGCCTGGTTGCGCCTGCTGGCCAAGGGCGGCGACAGCCTGATGGTGGTGGGTGACGACGACCAGTCGATTTACGGCTGGCGTGGCGCGAAAATCGAGAACATCTACCAGTACTCCGAAGACTTCCCGGACGCGGTGACCATCCGCCTGGAGCAGAACTACCGTTCAACCGCCGGTATCCTCAAGGCCGCCAACGCCTTGATCGCCAACAACACCGGGCGCCTGGGCAAAGAGCTGTGGACCGACGGCGGCGAAGGCGAAGCGATCAACCTCTACGCCGCGTTCAACGAGCACGACGAGGCGCGCTATGTGGTGGAAACCATTGAAAGCGCGCTGAAGACCGGCCTCGCGCGCAGCGATATCGCCATTTTGTACCGTTCCAACGCCCAATCGCGGGTGTTGGAAGAAGCCTTGCTGCGCGAGCGCATCCCCTACCGCATCTATGGCGGTCAGCGCTTCTTCGAGCGTGCCGAAATCAAGAACGCCATGGCCTACCTGCGCTTGCTGGAAGGCCGCGGCAACGATGCGGCACTGGAGCGGGTCATCAACATCCCCGCGCGCGGCATCGGTGAGAAAACCGTTGAAGCGATCCGCGACCACGCGCGCCATGCCGATGTGTCGATGTGGGAAGCCATGCGCCTGCTGATCGCCAACAAAGGCCTGACCGGCCGTGCCGCCGGGGCGCTGGGTGTGTTTGTCGAGTTGATCGAGAACCTCGCCGCCAAATGTGCGGACATGCCGCTGCACTTGATGACCCAGACGGTGATTGAGCAATCCGGGCTGATTGCCTACCACGAAGCGGAAAAAGGCGAAAAAGGCCAGGCCCGGGTAGAAAACCTTGAGGAACTGGTCAGCGCCGCGCGCGCGTTCGAAAACACCGAGGAAGACGAAGAGCTGACCCCGCTTGCGGCGTTCCTGGGCCACGCGTCGCTGGAAGCCGGTGATACCCAGGCCGATGAGCATGAAGACAGCATCCAGCTGATGACCTTGCACAGCGCCAAGGGCCTGGAGTTTCCGTATGTGTTCTTGGTGGGCATGGAAGAAGGCCTGTTCCCGCACAAGATGAGCCTGGAAGAGCCCGGCCGCCTTGAGGAGGAACGTCGCCTGGCCTACGTTGGCATCACCCGCGCAATGCAGAACCTGGTGATGACCTACGCCGAAACCCGACGCCTTTACGGCAGCGAGACCTACAACAAGGTTTCGCGTTTCGTACGTGAAGTGCCTAAAGGCCTGATCCAGGAAGTGCGCCTCTCCAACAGCGTCAGCCGCCCGTTCGGCGGGGGCCAGCAGCAGCACTCCAGCCACCTGTTCGCCGGTTCCGAGATTCCGCAAACCCCGTTCAGCCTCGGCCAGCAGGTCAAGCATTCGGTGTTTGGCGAGGGCGTGATCCTTAACTTCGAAGGTGCCGGCGCCCAGGCTCGCGTGCAGGTGAACTTCGCCGAAGGCAGCAAGTGGCTGATGATGGGTTACGCCAAACTTGAGGCTGTCTGACCTGTGGTGAGGGTGCACGCTCGCTCGCCATCATGAAACACTGCGTAACATGAAGATTATCGGCCCACCCTTGTTTTAGAGCAGCGTGGGCCTATATCTGTAATTCGTCCTACAGACCCTTCGGATTTGGTCTTACGCAAAAGCCCGAAACATTATGTCGCTAGCCACTGTCATTACACCTGTGCAACATGGCGCGCGTGCAATCCACAAATGGGAATTCCCTTTATGAAACGTTTTCTTAGCATCGCCATGGCGTTGTGCATCGGCCTGACGATGAGCCTTGACGCCAACGCCAAACGCTTCGGTGGCGGCAAAAGCTCGGGCGCGGCACCGACTCACCAGACCAGCCAAATGGCTCCATCCACCGCTGCCGGCGGTGCTGCCGCTACCGCAGGCGCAGCCGGTGCTGCTGGCGCCGCGGCCAAGGCCGGCGGGGCTTCGCGCTGGTTGGGCCCTCTGGCCGGTATCGCAGCCGGTGGCCTGCTCGCGTCCATGTTCATGGGCGGCGGCTTCCAGGGTATGCAAATCTTCGACATCCTGATCATGGCCGTCATTGCCTTCCTGGTCTTCCGCTTTATCGCCGCCCGTCGTCGCAAGCAGCAGGAGCACATGGCTCCAGCCGGCGCGCCGATGCAGCGTGAAGTGTTCGAGCAAAAACCGGCCATGGGTTCGATCTTCGGTGGTTCGTCAGCGCCTGCCGCAGCCCGCCCGGTGATCAACGCACCGGCCTGGTTCAACGAAGAGCGTTTCGTCGAAGCGGCCCGCAGCCACTTCCAGTCCCTGCAGCAGCACTGGGACGCCAACGAAATGGACAAGATCTCCGAGTTCGTGACTCCACAACTGCTGGAGTTCCTCAAGCGCGAACGCGCCGACCTGGGCGACGGCTTCCAGTCGACCTACATCGACGACCTGCGCGTACAGCTGGAAGGCGTGGATGATCGCGCCGACAAGACTATCGCCACCCTGACCTTCAGCGGCGTGTCGAAGACTTCGCGCTTCGACCAGGGCGAAGTGTTCAGCGAGAGCTGGAATATGGAACGCGCCCAAGGCGACAACCAGCCATGGCTGGTCGCAGGTATCCGCCAGAACGGCTGATGCGTCGCTTGAGCAAGTGCTGACAAAACCCCGGACCTGTTCCGGGGTTTTCTATTTCACGGTTGCACTTATAGCGAGCTACTGTATAAAACGCCCCTATTAACCGCGCCATCTAGCAAGAGGATCCCGGCCGTGGAAGAAATCATCGAACAACTGCGTGAAGCCAACGAACCGGTCCCGGTTCCCCTGGAGCTACCTGACGAAGATCAACTGGTAGAAATCGAAGAACAGCTGTTCATCGATATCCCGTTTGTCTTCCGCGAATTCCTGCTGACCGTCAGTGACGTGGTCTACGGCAGCCTGGAGCCGGTGACCATCACCGACCCGCAATCCCACACCTACCTGCCGGATGTGGCCGCCAATGCCTGGGATGCCGGCGTTGATCGCAGCATGATCCCGATCTGCCAGGACGGCGACGACTACTACTGCGTAGAAGAAGACGGCACCGTGGTGTTGTGGTCCGGCGAGGAAGAACTCGTTACCGAAGAAACCTGGGAATCGGTGTGGCACTGGGCGCGGGACGTCTGGCTGGAAAGCTGATAACGGCCCCCATCCGCTCCCATTAGTGCTCCGGCGTGTCCTTGTGGTTATCCAATGTTTCCAACAAGGCGACCTGCATCCGCGTATGCACGCGGATGAACCAGCGCCAGAGCACGGCCGCTACTGCTGCCGCGACCACCGTAATCAGCATCAGTAACTTGTTGGTCGGCAGAATACTGGCCGACAAGGCCGCCAATAGCAGGAAGATCACCAGCAACGACAAAATGGGGATCAGCTCCGCGATCACTCGGCGCACACGCTGGGTATGCCGCCCGGCCATTTCCGGCTTCACGCTCAACTCCGCCAGTAACATCGACAGAGCCTTGAGCTTGCGGTACGCGGCGATCAAAAACGGCAGCGACAACAGCAATGCCCCACCCCAGATCAATGCCTTCTGCCAGCTTGGATCGCTGATCCAGCCCTGCAGATAGCCGCCGATACGCGCCGCGAAAAAGCTGCCGGTGAAGAAGATCGCAATCACCAGCGCCAAGTTGACCCCCACCTGCAGGATGATCTTGCGGATCATCGACGCCAGCATTGCGCCCTCGCCTTGCGGCTGAATACTGCGCAGCCATTCGCCATACAGGCCGAACACCCGGCTCATTCGCTGGGGCATCACGGCGGCAATCTTCAATGACAACGGGTCGGCACCGCGAATCAGGTACGGTGTGAGCAGCGTCGTAATCGCCGAAACCGCGACCGCCACCGGATATAGAAAATCGCTGGTGACCTGCAA
This region of Pseudomonas asgharzadehiana genomic DNA includes:
- a CDS encoding Tim44 domain-containing protein is translated as MKRFLSIAMALCIGLTMSLDANAKRFGGGKSSGAAPTHQTSQMAPSTAAGGAAATAGAAGAAGAAAKAGGASRWLGPLAGIAAGGLLASMFMGGGFQGMQIFDILIMAVIAFLVFRFIAARRRKQQEHMAPAGAPMQREVFEQKPAMGSIFGGSSAPAAARPVINAPAWFNEERFVEAARSHFQSLQQHWDANEMDKISEFVTPQLLEFLKRERADLGDGFQSTYIDDLRVQLEGVDDRADKTIATLTFSGVSKTSRFDQGEVFSESWNMERAQGDNQPWLVAGIRQNG
- the uvrD gene encoding DNA helicase II; translation: MRDDLSLLLNSLNDAQRQAVAAPVGRQLVLAGAGSGKTRVLVHRIAWLIQVENASPHSILSVTFTNKAAAEMRHRIEQLMGISPAGMWVGTFHGLAHRLLRAHWQEAGLAQTFQILDSDDQQRLVKRVIRELGLDEQRWPARQAQWFINGQKDEGLRPQHIQASGDLFLATMRSIYEAYEAACVRAGVIDFSELLLRALDLWRDNPGLLAHYQKRFRHILVDEFQDTNAVQYAWLRLLAKGGDSLMVVGDDDQSIYGWRGAKIENIYQYSEDFPDAVTIRLEQNYRSTAGILKAANALIANNTGRLGKELWTDGGEGEAINLYAAFNEHDEARYVVETIESALKTGLARSDIAILYRSNAQSRVLEEALLRERIPYRIYGGQRFFERAEIKNAMAYLRLLEGRGNDAALERVINIPARGIGEKTVEAIRDHARHADVSMWEAMRLLIANKGLTGRAAGALGVFVELIENLAAKCADMPLHLMTQTVIEQSGLIAYHEAEKGEKGQARVENLEELVSAARAFENTEEDEELTPLAAFLGHASLEAGDTQADEHEDSIQLMTLHSAKGLEFPYVFLVGMEEGLFPHKMSLEEPGRLEEERRLAYVGITRAMQNLVMTYAETRRLYGSETYNKVSRFVREVPKGLIQEVRLSNSVSRPFGGGQQQHSSHLFAGSEIPQTPFSLGQQVKHSVFGEGVILNFEGAGAQARVQVNFAEGSKWLMMGYAKLEAV
- a CDS encoding SMI1/KNR4 family protein, whose protein sequence is MEEIIEQLREANEPVPVPLELPDEDQLVEIEEQLFIDIPFVFREFLLTVSDVVYGSLEPVTITDPQSHTYLPDVAANAWDAGVDRSMIPICQDGDDYYCVEEDGTVVLWSGEEELVTEETWESVWHWARDVWLES